The genomic DNA CACCAGGCCGCCCAGGATCAGTTCGAACTGACCGTCCATCGGCACGATATCGGAACTGCGCCAGGCACCGTAAATAGTCAGTCCGGCCGCCGCACTGGCAGCCAGATAGGCAAATGGCACAATGAACACCAGACGCAGCAGGGCGCTCATTTAAATCAGCTGCCTGGAACTGGCGCGGATTCCAAGGCGTCGCGATCGCGTTTCTTCATCCGCTCGCTTTCCGATTTCAATTGTCCGCAGGCGGCAAAGATATCGCGGCCGCGCGGTGTCCGGATCGGTGAAGCATAGCCGGCCCGGTTCACGATTTCCGCAAAGGCTTCGATCTGCTCCCATTCGGAGCATTCATAGGGCGAATTGGGCCAGGGGTTGAAAGGGATGAGATTGATCTTGGCCGGAATGCCTTTCAGCAGCCTGACCAGTTTGACGGCATCTTCCAGACTGTCATTGATGCCTTTCAGCATGACATATTCAAATGTGATGCGTCTGGCATTGGACGCGCCGGGATAATTCCGGCAGGCCTCCAGCAGGGCGGCGATGTTCCATTTCTTGTTGATCGGAACCAGTTCGTCGCGCAATTCATCGCGCACGGCATGAAGTGAAATAGCCAGGCTGACGCCGATTTCATCGCCGGTGCGCTGAATATTCGGCACATGGCCGGAGGTCGAAAGCGTAATGCGGCGTTTCGACAATGCGAGACCGTCGCCATCCGACACAATCAGCAGCGCTTGTTTCACATGGTCGAAATTGTAGAGCGGTTCGCCCATGCCCATCATTACCACATTGGTGACCAGACGGCCCTCACTGGGCACGTAGGTGCCGGGAGGCGTTTCCTTGTCGGGAAAATCGCCAAGCCGTTCGCGCGCGACCAGCACCTGCATGACGATTTCTTCAGGCGTCAGATTGCGCACCAGACGCTGTGTGCCAGTGTGACAGAATGTGCAGGACAGCGTGCAGCCGACCTGTGAGGACACGCATAAGGTGCCGCGGCCTTCTTCGGGAATATAAACCGTTTCAATGTCAACCGGCGCGCCCGCGCCCCGGGGCGGAAAGCGAAACAGCCATTTGCGGGTGCCATCGACGGAAATCTGTTCTTCCAGAATTTCCGGACGCTCAAGAGAAAACCGCTCGGCAAGTTCGCCACGCAACGTTTTGGACAGATTGGTCATATTGTCGAAATTGGAAACGCCGCGCACATAGAGCCAGTACCAGATCTGCTGGACCCGCATTTTGGCCTGGCGTTCAGGCACACCGGCCTCGACAAGCGCCTCGATCATTTCCTCGCGGGCAAGGCCAATCAGGTTCGGCTTTTCTGCGGCAACTCCGCGCTGAGCTGTCACGGCGACAACAGGCGCGTTGGAGTTATTCGCTGCAATGTTCAAAGATACGGTCATGTTTGGAGCCTTTGGAGGCTTTCCTTATCAGTGTTGTGTCAAGGCCTGAACTCAATCAGGAGGTTGAATTGGTGAGCAAGCTCATCGCAAAGCGACGCTGCCAGAAAAGCCCATCTGCCGCTTCACAGATTTTGGAAAGGCAACCAGCCTTACCTGCAATCCGTTCATAGCATTTGAGCTGGCCCGGTCAAAGAAAAAGGCGGGGATTGCCCCGCCTTCATAGTCCCCAAATCACGGGCTTTCAACAGATCAGCTGCCGCACACCTTGATGAGTTCATTCAGCGCTGCGGTTACGCCGAGCAGTGAATAGGTGTCAACTGTCTGGGTTCCTCTGCGCGAAGTTCCTGTGACAACCATATCCGATCCGCGACGCATGGATTCGACGAGACGATCCTGCTCGGTCTGGTCCCGTATCCAGGCACCGTCCTCCTGGGTGAAAAGATTGAATTTGTCAGAACCGATTTCAACCGTGGTGGTCGAGCCTTCTTCAAAGGGATAGCCGACTATGACGCTGATTTCGTTTCGAACGCCTTCGCCGGGACGCTGGCTGACAAAGAAATAAATCTCGTCTCTGTTGACGCCGGCCGGAAGGGTTTCTTTGGGCTGTGTAATTGCATAGCAGACACGGCCGTTGCTGGAATTGTAGCTGTATGCTGCCCAATCCGTGAACTGGCCGATCGGCGAGGGTGTCTGCGCAATCGCCGCTGGCAGTGCCATCAGCACAACCAGGCCGGCTGCGATCAGTGTCTTGAAAAGTTTGTGAAATCCGGATGTCAATGTCATGGCTGCCATCATGATGAGCTGTTATGTCCTAAATTAAGTTTCGTCTGTCCTGTAAGGGACGAAGTTACGTGTGTTCGCGGCTTGCTCTGTTCCACTGTTCTGTTTCTGCTCGTTTGCCAGACCCTACCGGAAACTGATCCGTAACGGGCCTGATTCTCTGGTGTCTGCTCTTTTATCGCGATCTGATTGCAATTGAAAGTGCAACGCATCCCGCAAATCCACCAGCATTTCCCAGCGTTTCAAAGACAGATTGGACGGATTATCCTTACCAAACCATAAATTTCACACCAAACAGTCAACTCAGTTACATTTTTCAGCGTTAAATGAGCTGCAGAGCAAGGCTGCCTTTTCATAAACCGCAATTTGTGACGAGATTATGTGTAAGATGCAAACCCGGGTCGACAATTCGATCAGAAAATCATCCCTCTTTGCTCGGATGCAGGCAAAGGTTCATGGCCTGCCAATCGACGGAACGGCAGTGTCTGCCTTATTTGCATCACCAAAAATAATTACGATACTGCGATTCAAGGCAGCCGGTTTTTGCTTTGAATAAAATTTGACAGTATTTGCCTTGCTTGCAATAGCAGAAAGAAAATCGCATGTTTTTTAGGTTAGTCAACAAAGCGTATTCCGCAGTTGCATCAGGCATGTGCGCACGCTATCTGCAGAGGTCGACGATAATTTTAAGAGCAATAAAGTAGCGATGGGCCGGCATGTCGGTTATGACGGACACGGATCAGCTGTTGACCAAGATGCATCATCTTCCATTTCTTCCAGCGTGCTTCTATATTCGGGTGAGCAGCGAGTTCCGGCACAGCTGACATGAAGCGCGATAATCTGCCAGATGATCCACCGGGGGGCGGCTCAATAAATATCTCGAAACCTTCGGATTCCGCCACAAAGGCGAAGCTTTTCTCCGCGCTTGTGGCGCGGGTCAGACATGATCATGACAAATCCGCTTTTGAAGACCTGTTCGACTATTTTGCCCCGCGTCTGAAAGCCTATCTGCTGCGGCTCGGCGCTCATGGCGGGCAGGCGGAAGAACTGGTTCAGGAGGTCATGATTACGCTGTGGCAGAAATCGCATCTGTTCGACCCGGCGAAATCCTCCTTGGCGACATGGCTGTTTCGGGTCGCCAGAAACCGCCACATTGATGCGTTGCGGCGCGATAAGCGCGGCGAGCTGGATCAGGAAGATCCCTATTTGCAGCCGCAACAGGAAATCGGCGCGGGCGAACAGATCGATGCCGAATTGCGTGACACCCGTGTGCGTGCCTGCCTGGCCAAACTGCCGGAGGAACAGTTGTCGCTGGTGCGCCTGTCGTTTTTCAATGGTCTCAGTCACAGCCAGATTGCCGAGCGGACCGAACTGCCCCTTGGCACTGTCAAATCCCGGATCCGGTTAGCGTTTTCGCGTCTGCGACGTTGCCTGGAAGCTGTTACCGGCATTGACCTTTAAGTATCCAATTTTTCCTGCAGAGCGTCCCGGGCCTTGTCGCGATGGACAGATTTGATGTGCGGTCCGACCAAGGCCAGAACCGCGAGCAGCACAGAGGCGTCATCGGCAAAGCCGATGATTGTCAGGACGTCGGGAATGGCGTCAATCGGCATGACAAAATAGGCCAGGGCACCAATCAGCGCCGCACGGGCCCTGAACGGAGTTTGCGGGTCCATCGCGCAGTAATAGGCAGCGATCACATCTTCCATGAAAGGGATGTGACGCAGCGCCTTGCGAACAGTTGGCCAGAAGCGCTTCTGCACGCTGTTCTGCTGGCTGTCGAAACCACCTTTGACATGCTCACGGACCTTTTCCGGCAGAATGATCTCTCCATCAAGAGCCGGTTTTGGTTTGCTGCTCTGGCTGTCTGCCGGCATAATCGTCCCCTGTTTTGCGGCTTCCTGTTTGGGCGGCTTCAGGAAGCTGATTTATAAATCTGCGCCAGTTTATCCATGGCTTTGGCCATTTTGATGTCCAGCGCGCTCAGCCCGTCGCAATCATGTGTCGTCAAAGTAACAGTGACGGTCTTGTAAACGTTCGACCATTCCGGATGATGGTTCATTTTTTCAGCTATCAGAGCTGTCTGGCTCATGAAGCCGAATGCCTGGACAAAATCCTTGAAGGTAAACTTTTTGCCAATGGCGTCGCGCGCTGCGTCATGGTCCCAGCCGGACAATTCGCTCAGTGCCGCGTTGCGCGCTGCTTCGTCCAATTTGTCCGCCATACCGCTTCCTTTCACACGCTGTGCTGCCCAGTTCTGCAGACCTGTTCCCATATAGGGTGGAATTCGACGCGTGGAAGGATTTATCTCCACGCGCCATTTCCACGCGCCATTTCCACGGGTTTGGCAGCGCTTGCCGGGCTTTGCAAAGGCGTCTATCAGGAAGTCTTGGCTTTCAGCAGAAACAAACGCGTCCATGCTTCCGCAATTCAACTATTCGCCGCCGCCGGACATCGGCTTGCAGGTCCTGCATCGCGATCAGCATGTGCTGCTGGTGGACAAGCCGTCCGGACTGTTGAGTGTGCCCGGCAAATCCAGCCATCACGCCGATTGCCTGGAGGCCCGGGTGAAAGCCGAATTTCCGCAGGCATTGCTGGTTCACCGGCTCGACCTCGACACCTCCGGCGTGATGGTGTTTGCCATGAATACTGCCGCACAGAGACATCTCGGCCTGCAATTTGAACGGCGTCATATTGAAAAGCGTTATGTCGCGCGCGTCGCGGGAGCCGTGTTGACCGCATCCGGCCAGATCAATCTGCCGCTCATCTGCGACTGGCCGAACCGGCCGCTGCAGAAAGTCGACTGGACCACCGGCAAGGCGGCGCAGACCAGCTTTTCCGTGCTGGCACGCGAGCACGATGCATCCCGCATTGCACTTTATCCCAAAACCGGCCGCACTCATCAGCTCCGGGTTCACTGCCTCGCCATCGGACATCCGATCCTCGGGGATTCTTTTTATGCTCCGGCGGAAATCGTCTCTCGCGCGCCGCGCCTGCAGCTTCATGCCGAGAGCCTGTCGCTGTTTCATCCGGATGGCGGAAGGCGACTGAGCTTTTCCGCAACGCTGCCATTCTAGACCCTTGGTCCCGGTGAGGCCTTTGTCCGCTCGTACCGGACCTACTCGTGCCGGGTCCACTCATGTCAACTTGTCGTGTAATTGACTAAAAATTAACGAAAAATCACGCGGTTGCCGCAATTTTTCCGTTGTCCGGCCGGTTTTGCGTTTCATCATCATGACAGGTCTCACCACCATTGAAAGGTCATGTCATGCCGTCTCACTTAGTTGCCATGGGGTCCGTAATGGGTCTGACCGAGGCAGGTGTCCTGTCTGTTCTGCTGACACTTGTCCTGGGTTTTATGGCCATTGCCGTGGCCCTGCTTTTGCGCCAGACCTATCGGGAGCAGATTCCGGAACGCCAGCGGGCGCGGGAAAGAGTGCGATCAAAATTCCCCGAATAGATCATTTAACCCCCGAATAGATCATTTAACAAAGGTTTGCGCCCCGCCCGCTGAGGCGCAAACCCTCTATGGCCTCGTCAGGGAAGATATTCTTCCCTTGTCGACCCGATAGTGGCGCCCCATGTCATTTCTGACTGACTGAGTTAAGGCGAGCGCTGCAATGGTTTTAAAATGCGAATAACACGAGGTTTCCTCGGCCTGTTTGTTCTGGCAGGTACCCTGCATATTTCGCGCCCGGTGGAGGCTGCCTCCACAACATTTTTCGACAAGCAGGTTCTGGAGCGCTGGACAGGGTCCTTTGCCACAAAAGCTGCCACAGTTGAAGTGGTTCCCGTTGTGCTTGGTCTGGAACATCCGTGGGGCATGAGCTTCCTGCCGGATGGAACAATTCTGGTGACAGAACGTGCCGGACGGCTGAGACTGGCGCGCAATGCAGAATTGGGGCCGCCCATCGACGGCGTGCCGGAAGTTTATAATGTCGGGCAGGGGGGGCTGCTGGATGTCGCGCTTGATCCGGATTTTTCCGACAATCGCCTGATTTATCTGTCTTTCGCCGAGCCTGGCGACGCAGGCGCCGGAACGGCGGTGATGCGTGCCCGTCTCACTCAAAATGGCCTGACAGGTCAGCTTGACCGGCAGGAAGTGATTTTCCGCGAGAACATCAAGACAACAAACAACCGCCAATTCGGCTCCCGCCTGACATTCGCACCCGATGGTACTCTGTTCGTCACCATTGGTGATCGCGGCGAAGATGACCGGGCGCAGGACAAGCGCGACCATGCCGGCTCGGTTGTGCGGATATGGCCGGACGGCTCGATTCCCAAGGACAATCCTTTCCTGGACGATCCCGATGCCCTGCCTGAGCTGTGGTCAATCGGCCACCGCAATCCGCAAGGTGCCGCCATTGATCCACAAACCGGTCGGTACTGGAGCGTTGAACATGGCGCCCGCGGCGGAGATGAACTGAACCGGCCGGAAGCGGGAAAAAACTACGGATGGCCGGAAATCTCGTATGGGCGGCATTATTCCGGTCTCAGGATAGGCCAGGGAACCAGCGCTGAGGGCTTTGAGCAGCCGGTATATTATTGGGACCCGTCAATTGCGCCTTCCGGTCTCGCCTTTTACGGGCAGACCGGCATTGACAGCTGGAACAGCAATGCCTTTGTCGGCGCTCTGAAAGACAAGCTGATTGCCCGTCTTGAAATCGATCTCAGCGGACCGGTGGCGAAAGTCATAAACGAAGAACAATGGGACATGTCGCGCTGGGGCCGTATCCGCGACATCGATGTGGATGCAGACGGCAACATCTGGTTCCTGACAGATGAAAAAAATGGCGGCTTGTTCAAAATCAGACCCGACAGGCCATAATGTTCACCGCCCTTCAAACCCCGTCCTCACTGTCCCATGGCTGGTCCGGATCACGAAATCGGTCGGCTTGAAAAATACGTTGTTTGGGCGCTTACAGAATCAGCAATCTACTGGCATACTCCGGCGAAATCGTTTGGAGTTGTAAATCATGAGACTGACCAGTCCTTCCTTTCCTGTATTCATAATTTCCGTTGTCCTGTTTGCTCTGGTGGTGGTCGCGCGCTATCTGGGAATCGCGATACCTGTGGTTTCGGGCAACGTGTTCGAAATTCTGCTCGTCGCCTATGTGGTGCTGCTGGTGGGTGTGCTGGTGCGCGGCGCATGAGCCAGACAGCGGGCTGATCCGCCTTTTTGTGAGGCGGGTCCACAACGGCTCTCCTCGCCATTGGGACTACCATTGGGACTATATATCAGGCGTTGGATATAAACCGCTCGCGCCGGGTCTTTTTTACTGCTTTGCGGTCTGTGTTCCGCCGACAGTAATTGCGTCTATCCGCAACGTTGGCTGACCAACGCCAACGGGAACCCACTGCCCGGCTTTTCCGCAGGTGCCGACGCCGCGGTCAAGCTGCATGTCATTGCCGATCATCGAGACCCGCCGCATGGCATCCGGTCCGTTGCCGATCAGCATGGCACCCTTCACCGGCGCGCCGATTTTGCCGTTTTTGACCCGGTAGGCTTCGGTGCAGGAAAACACGAATTTACCCGATGTGATATCGACCTGGCCGCCGCCGAATGAAACCGCATAAAGCCCGTCTTTCAGGGAGGCGATAATCTCTTCCGGCGCGTCCTGGCCGCCCAGCATACAGGTATTGGTCATGCGCGGCATCGGCGCATGGGCGTAGGATTGACGGCGTCCGTTCCCGGTTGGAACCACGCCCGAAAGACGCGCATTCTGGCGGTCTTGCATATAGCCAACCAGCTTGCCATCCTCAATCAGAACCGTCCTGGATGTCGGAGTGCCCTCATCATCGACGCTCAGCGAGCCCCGCCGTGCAGCAAGGGTGCCATCATCGACTATGGTAACGCCCTTGGAGGCAACCTGCTCACCCATCAGCGTGGCAAAGGCTGAGGTGCCCTTGCGGTTGAAATCACCTTCCAGGCCATGGCCGACAGCTTCATGCAGCAAAATGCCGGGCCAGCCCGGTCCCAGCACAACATTCATTTCCCCTGCGGGCGCTGCCTCTGCAGTCAGATTGACACGGGCCTGGCGTACGGCATCGTCAACGCCGGCTTTCCAGGCTTCTTCATTGATGAAAGCGTCGAACCCGTCGCGCCCGCCAAATCCGAAGGAGCCTGTCTCCTGCCGTGCACCGTCCCGGGCAATCACCGAGACATTGAAACGCAGCATCGGCCGGATATCTTCCACCAGGTGTCCATCGGCGCGCAGTATTTTTACGATCTGCCAGCTGGCGGCAAGGCCTGTAGAGACCTGGGCAATATCGCTGCCGCTATCGCGCGCATAGGCATCGACAGTTTCCAGCAGGGCAATCTTCTCGCTGTATTGTGGTGTGCTCAGCGGGTTGTCTTCGCCATAAAGTTTTCTGTTGGTGCGCATCGGCGCATCGGCATAGTGTCCTGAATAGCCCTTGCCGACAGCACTTACCGCCTCCACCGCACGGGCCAGCGCCACATCGGACAATTCACTGGAATGAGCATAGCCGACTGCTTCACCGCAGACGCTGCGCAATCCAAAGCCCTGATCCACATCGAATGTTGCGCTTTTCAGCCGGCCATTGTCGAAACTCAGGCTTTCCTGCTGGCGGTATTCGGCGAATAATTCGCCATCATCCGACCCGGTTAGCGCATCACTGATGTGGCGCCTTGTGACCGGGGACTCCAGTTCAAGGCCTTCAAAGTAACTGGCGGATTGCGGCAAACTCATTACGGCAGGGCGTCATAGCCGGCGCTGAAACCGGACAGGGATATCGGAATACCGATGCCTGCTTCGGGCGTCTCGAAGACAATAAAGGTAGCCTGTTCTCCGCGCCGCAACTTGTCCAGCAGAGCATCTTCCATAATCACCTCCGCCAGACAGCCTTCAGAGACACAGCGCACAAAACCGGCCCGGCCGACATCTTCACTGTCGATTTTCAAACCCAGGCCCGATGGCAGCAAAACGCCCAGAGGTGTAATGACACGCAACAGTTTGGCCTTTCCGTCGGCGGTTTTCAGGACGATCACGCTGAGGCCGACATTGGGCCGGTCTTCAGCAGCAACATATTGCATCAGTGCACATTGCTGGCCCTGGGCTCCCGGCGGCGTTTCACACCGCATTGTCCAGTCATCATACGGGGTCTGGGCCTGCTGTGCGCTGGCCGCAAAGGTGGCCAGAAGAAAACCGGCCAGAACAAGAGGGGCTAGAATTCGCAAAGATGACAAAGGGCGGAAAGAAACCTGCATGGGATCCCATCTCATTTAACCAAAGTTGTAACGTCCCTAGCAGAGCGTGACACGCTGTCAAGCAATGCGCAGTTGCTGCCGTCTCGTCAGGTCCGGAATTCCGGCGGAAAATGCGGTTTGTTACGCGAATTTAATCAAACAGAAGCCGCTGCCGGCAAGATCGGCTGATGCATCAGATGTCTGAGGATTTGGGCGATAATCTGTCATACATACAATTTTGTCGATTGCTCTATTCTCCAGATTGCACGAGTCGGACCGGGTCCAGGCTTGATCAGGGCCTGTGTTTTATATATTCATATTGTATGAATGTTTGATCATGTGGCGGAGAAAAGTAACACGCTTTTGGGCATAAGTTCTTCTCGACACGGCATGGCAAGCCCCGTATATGAGGGCGGAAAATGGATTGGGGTTTCAGCTTTTTCCAGCTGCAAGGATGGATCATCGCCGGACACTGCGGTAATGAGTTGAATTGGAGTCGCGAATGCGGCAGCGCCACAAAAATGCAAACGGGCAAAAGGTTGTCATTATGATGAAGTTGAAGCGCAGTGCGTCCGCGCTTTTGAAATGTGCAAAGCGGCATGCAACGGTCTTATTTGCTGGTATGGCGGGGTCGCTCGGGTTCGCAACAATCTCATTTGCTGCACAACCAAAGCCCTGGGAGATCGCCTTTCAGGAAGCTGCCTCACCTGTCATGGAAAAGATCAACTCATTCAACACATTCACATTGTGGATTGTCGTTCCAATTGTGTTGCTGGTTCTCGCCCTGCTGATAATTTGTGCCGTGCGGTTTAACTCCAAATCCAACCCGACACCCTCTAAAACCACTCATAATACGTTGATTGAAATTGTCTGGACGGTGGCGCCGGTCCTGATTTTGGTGATTCTGGCGGTTCCCTCC from Pararhizobium sp. IMCC3301 includes the following:
- a CDS encoding invasion associated locus B family protein, which translates into the protein MQVSFRPLSSLRILAPLVLAGFLLATFAASAQQAQTPYDDWTMRCETPPGAQGQQCALMQYVAAEDRPNVGLSVIVLKTADGKAKLLRVITPLGVLLPSGLGLKIDSEDVGRAGFVRCVSEGCLAEVIMEDALLDKLRRGEQATFIVFETPEAGIGIPISLSGFSAGYDALP
- a CDS encoding invasion associated locus B family protein, with translation MTLTSGFHKLFKTLIAAGLVVLMALPAAIAQTPSPIGQFTDWAAYSYNSSNGRVCYAITQPKETLPAGVNRDEIYFFVSQRPGEGVRNEISVIVGYPFEEGSTTTVEIGSDKFNLFTQEDGAWIRDQTEQDRLVESMRRGSDMVVTGTSRRGTQTVDTYSLLGVTAALNELIKVCGS
- the rlmN gene encoding 23S rRNA (adenine(2503)-C(2))-methyltransferase RlmN, whose product is MTVSLNIAANNSNAPVVAVTAQRGVAAEKPNLIGLAREEMIEALVEAGVPERQAKMRVQQIWYWLYVRGVSNFDNMTNLSKTLRGELAERFSLERPEILEEQISVDGTRKWLFRFPPRGAGAPVDIETVYIPEEGRGTLCVSSQVGCTLSCTFCHTGTQRLVRNLTPEEIVMQVLVARERLGDFPDKETPPGTYVPSEGRLVTNVVMMGMGEPLYNFDHVKQALLIVSDGDGLALSKRRITLSTSGHVPNIQRTGDEIGVSLAISLHAVRDELRDELVPINKKWNIAALLEACRNYPGASNARRITFEYVMLKGINDSLEDAVKLVRLLKGIPAKINLIPFNPWPNSPYECSEWEQIEAFAEIVNRAGYASPIRTPRGRDIFAACGQLKSESERMKKRDRDALESAPVPGS
- the tldD gene encoding metalloprotease TldD, producing MSLPQSASYFEGLELESPVTRRHISDALTGSDDGELFAEYRQQESLSFDNGRLKSATFDVDQGFGLRSVCGEAVGYAHSSELSDVALARAVEAVSAVGKGYSGHYADAPMRTNRKLYGEDNPLSTPQYSEKIALLETVDAYARDSGSDIAQVSTGLAASWQIVKILRADGHLVEDIRPMLRFNVSVIARDGARQETGSFGFGGRDGFDAFINEEAWKAGVDDAVRQARVNLTAEAAPAGEMNVVLGPGWPGILLHEAVGHGLEGDFNRKGTSAFATLMGEQVASKGVTIVDDGTLAARRGSLSVDDEGTPTSRTVLIEDGKLVGYMQDRQNARLSGVVPTGNGRRQSYAHAPMPRMTNTCMLGGQDAPEEIIASLKDGLYAVSFGGGQVDITSGKFVFSCTEAYRVKNGKIGAPVKGAMLIGNGPDAMRRVSMIGNDMQLDRGVGTCGKAGQWVPVGVGQPTLRIDAITVGGTQTAKQ
- a CDS encoding 4a-hydroxytetrahydrobiopterin dehydratase, whose protein sequence is MADKLDEAARNAALSELSGWDHDAARDAIGKKFTFKDFVQAFGFMSQTALIAEKMNHHPEWSNVYKTVTVTLTTHDCDGLSALDIKMAKAMDKLAQIYKSAS
- a CDS encoding PQQ-dependent sugar dehydrogenase, which produces MRITRGFLGLFVLAGTLHISRPVEAASTTFFDKQVLERWTGSFATKAATVEVVPVVLGLEHPWGMSFLPDGTILVTERAGRLRLARNAELGPPIDGVPEVYNVGQGGLLDVALDPDFSDNRLIYLSFAEPGDAGAGTAVMRARLTQNGLTGQLDRQEVIFRENIKTTNNRQFGSRLTFAPDGTLFVTIGDRGEDDRAQDKRDHAGSVVRIWPDGSIPKDNPFLDDPDALPELWSIGHRNPQGAAIDPQTGRYWSVEHGARGGDELNRPEAGKNYGWPEISYGRHYSGLRIGQGTSAEGFEQPVYYWDPSIAPSGLAFYGQTGIDSWNSNAFVGALKDKLIARLEIDLSGPVAKVINEEQWDMSRWGRIRDIDVDADGNIWFLTDEKNGGLFKIRPDRP
- a CDS encoding pseudouridine synthase, giving the protein MLPQFNYSPPPDIGLQVLHRDQHVLLVDKPSGLLSVPGKSSHHADCLEARVKAEFPQALLVHRLDLDTSGVMVFAMNTAAQRHLGLQFERRHIEKRYVARVAGAVLTASGQINLPLICDWPNRPLQKVDWTTGKAAQTSFSVLAREHDASRIALYPKTGRTHQLRVHCLAIGHPILGDSFYAPAEIVSRAPRLQLHAESLSLFHPDGGRRLSFSATLPF
- a CDS encoding sigma-70 family RNA polymerase sigma factor — translated: MKRDNLPDDPPGGGSINISKPSDSATKAKLFSALVARVRHDHDKSAFEDLFDYFAPRLKAYLLRLGAHGGQAEELVQEVMITLWQKSHLFDPAKSSLATWLFRVARNRHIDALRRDKRGELDQEDPYLQPQQEIGAGEQIDAELRDTRVRACLAKLPEEQLSLVRLSFFNGLSHSQIAERTELPLGTVKSRIRLAFSRLRRCLEAVTGIDL
- a CDS encoding YkvA family protein; this encodes MPADSQSSKPKPALDGEIILPEKVREHVKGGFDSQQNSVQKRFWPTVRKALRHIPFMEDVIAAYYCAMDPQTPFRARAALIGALAYFVMPIDAIPDVLTIIGFADDASVLLAVLALVGPHIKSVHRDKARDALQEKLDT